Genomic DNA from Aminobacterium mobile DSM 12262:
TCCCTAATTTTTCAAGAATATTTCTAGCTCTACCGTACGCTTCAGAGCGGCTTTTTCGCCCATATACGATAATCCATGGTTCTGCTACAGCATCTATAACTGTCAATGTGGGAGGCAGACTGCCGTAAGGATCCTGAGAAACATAACCACATCGTCGTCGAAGCCCTATGCGTTCTTGACGCGAGCAACGATGTATATTTCCCCCGAAAAGAAAAGACGCTCCTTCTGTAGGAGAAATAAGCCCTAATAAAATTCGTAAAAGAGTTGTTTTGCCACTACCTGATTCTCCAATAAGGGCAAGACTTTCTCCCTTTCGTAATATGAGATTTATATTTTTAAGAGCCCAACAACCACGTTCATTTCTTCTCCTGGATGGGAAGAAGACGCTAACCTTTCTTGCCTCTACGAGGAATCCGTTTGTCATGACCAATCTCCTTCTATCTTTTTCAGAGCTTGAACAAGCTGAATTGTATGAGAGTGACGAGGAGCGTTCACTATTTTTGAGGGGCTTCCTTCCTCAACAATCTCTCCGCTTTTCATTACTGCTATCTCATCACAAATATGGGTAGCTAAAGGGAGGTCATGGGTTACGAAGAGCATGCCCATATTTCGTCTTTTTACTAAATTCTTTAGCATAGATATAATCTC
This window encodes:
- a CDS encoding ABC transporter ATP-binding protein; translated protein: MTNGFLVEARKVSVFFPSRRRNERGCWALKNINLILRKGESLALIGESGSGKTTLLRILLGLISPTEGASFLFGGNIHRCSRQERIGLRRRCGYVSQDPYGSLPPTLTVIDAVAEPWIIVYGRKSRSEAYGRARNILEKLGIREDRLLSTRVRSGLSGGQRQRIALARALILEPELLLCDEPTSMQDASTRSDIVDLLCERVTYGMSMIFVTHDLYLARAAAEKGMILLRGECCEEGATQKLLSFPKHRYTRRLIDATPTLTDVSASSL